In Candidatus Omnitrophota bacterium, the following are encoded in one genomic region:
- the pnp gene encoding polyribonucleotide nucleotidyltransferase produces the protein MSEKVITKIGSQDLIIETGKIANSADGSVTVQHGGTIVLVTVVASKKMKEGMSFLPLTVEYREKTYAAGKIPGGFFKREGRPSEKEILTSRLIDRPLRALFPKGFANEVQVIATVLSADEQNDPDCLAVIGASAALAVSDVPFPELVGAIRVGKAGDKFVINPAYSELEENGLDLIVAGTRQGVIMLEGGADQCDEKTILEAIEFGYENLLGIIDLQEKLAKSSGKPKREIELKKTDQEFYQQIKDLSQEKLDEIVKIDLKEQREEEFNLLCNQLIEKLVTENSEKTEGDIKDILEQIECEKVREMIVEQGKRIGGRDYKTVRPVDCETGVLPRAHGSAIFTRGQTQSLATATLGSRMDEQMIDALKGVSYKRFMLHYNFPPFSVGEVRPMRGTGRREIGHGALAERAMKPVMPSEDDFPYTVRLVSDILESNGSSSMATVCGASLAMMDAGIPVKAQVAGIAMGLVKQNGKEAVLTDIIGSEDHFGDMDFKVAGTAKGITALQLDIKMNVISNEVLARALEEAKSARIFILDKMDQVLDKARSSLSPYAPRIITLKVNPSKVGDVIGPGGKIIRKIQDDTGAKIEIEDGGKINIVSVNEEASNKAVEIIKKLVEEAEIGKIYLAKVGKITNFGAFCEILPGQSGLIHVSEMDKGYVKKVGDVLKEGEEVLVKVIGIDEQGRINLSRKQAMGEENK, from the coding sequence GTGTCTGAAAAAGTTATAACAAAAATCGGTAGCCAGGATTTGATTATTGAAACAGGAAAAATAGCTAACTCAGCTGATGGTTCAGTTACAGTTCAACACGGAGGAACTATTGTGCTGGTAACAGTAGTTGCCTCTAAAAAGATGAAAGAAGGCATGAGCTTTCTTCCGTTGACCGTTGAGTATAGAGAAAAAACTTACGCTGCCGGTAAGATCCCCGGCGGTTTTTTTAAAAGGGAAGGAAGGCCTTCGGAAAAGGAAATACTAACTTCACGGTTGATCGACCGGCCGCTGAGGGCGCTTTTTCCCAAGGGTTTTGCCAATGAGGTCCAGGTTATCGCAACGGTTTTATCTGCCGATGAACAAAATGACCCTGATTGCCTGGCGGTAATTGGAGCTTCAGCAGCGCTGGCTGTGTCTGATGTGCCTTTTCCTGAATTAGTCGGAGCAATAAGGGTAGGCAAGGCAGGGGATAAATTCGTTATTAACCCCGCTTATTCAGAACTGGAAGAAAACGGCTTGGATTTGATAGTAGCGGGGACCAGGCAGGGCGTCATCATGCTGGAGGGCGGTGCTGACCAATGTGATGAAAAAACGATCTTAGAAGCTATAGAGTTTGGATATGAAAACCTCCTGGGGATAATCGATCTGCAGGAAAAATTGGCTAAATCCAGCGGAAAGCCTAAAAGAGAAATTGAGCTTAAGAAAACAGACCAGGAGTTTTATCAACAAATAAAAGATTTAAGCCAGGAAAAATTGGACGAAATAGTTAAAATAGACTTGAAGGAACAACGGGAAGAAGAGTTTAACCTTCTTTGCAATCAGCTGATAGAGAAGCTGGTTACTGAAAATTCTGAAAAGACAGAAGGTGATATTAAAGATATCTTAGAGCAGATTGAATGTGAAAAAGTAAGAGAGATGATCGTGGAGCAGGGCAAAAGAATAGGAGGCCGGGACTATAAAACCGTCAGGCCGGTTGATTGTGAAACAGGCGTATTGCCCCGGGCTCATGGTTCAGCCATATTTACCCGGGGCCAAACCCAGAGCTTAGCCACTGCTACTCTGGGAAGCAGAATGGATGAGCAGATGATAGATGCCTTAAAAGGCGTGTCTTATAAACGGTTTATGCTGCATTACAACTTTCCTCCGTTTAGCGTCGGAGAAGTCCGTCCGATGCGCGGGACAGGCAGAAGAGAGATTGGGCACGGTGCATTAGCCGAAAGGGCAATGAAGCCGGTTATGCCTTCGGAAGATGATTTTCCTTATACCGTCAGGCTGGTCTCTGATATTTTGGAATCAAATGGCTCTTCAAGTATGGCTACTGTCTGTGGCGCTTCTTTAGCGATGATGGATGCCGGCATACCGGTGAAGGCCCAGGTTGCCGGGATAGCTATGGGTTTGGTCAAGCAAAATGGAAAGGAAGCAGTCCTCACTGATATTATCGGTTCAGAAGACCATTTCGGAGATATGGACTTTAAGGTCGCTGGAACTGCCAAAGGAATTACCGCATTGCAGTTAGATATTAAAATGAACGTGATTTCAAATGAAGTTCTTGCCCGGGCTTTGGAAGAGGCTAAGAGCGCCCGGATATTTATTCTTGATAAAATGGATCAAGTCCTGGATAAGGCCAGAAGCTCTCTTTCGCCTTACGCACCCAGGATTATCACGCTTAAAGTTAACCCGAGCAAAGTGGGGGATGTAATCGGCCCCGGCGGAAAGATTATCAGGAAGATTCAGGATGATACAGGCGCTAAGATCGAGATTGAAGACGGCGGAAAGATAAATATCGTTTCCGTAAATGAGGAAGCGAGCAATAAAGCGGTGGAGATAATTAAGAAGTTGGTCGAAGAAGCAGAAATAGGAAAGATATATTTAGCGAAGGTGGGTAAAATAACTAATTTCGGCGCCTTCTGTGAAATTTTACCCGGTCAATCCGGATTGATTCATGTCTCTGAGATGGACAAAGGATATGTTAAAAAGGTCGGGGATGTTTTAAAAGAAGGCGAGGAAGTATTGGTTAAAGTGATTGGTATAGATGAACAAGGCAGGATTAATCTTTCCCGCAAGCAAGCTATGGGAGAAGAAAATAAATAA
- the truB gene encoding tRNA pseudouridine(55) synthase TruB — MDGILVVNKPSGLTSHDVVDFIKKKFRMKKVGHAGTLDPLATGILVILLNKSTKLSNKIMDDSKEYEVTLQLGVSTDSGDADGKIISKSDKFNIKQEKFQDVIKNFLGDIEQIPPMVSALKYKGKRLYQLARKGIEVPRKPRWIHIFKIEIVKFAPPFVNLRVLCSKGTYIRTLCSEIGRFLGCGAYAAKMCRTRSGNYRIEDSLTLDELGKMSDEDLREKIVTL, encoded by the coding sequence ATGGACGGGATATTAGTCGTTAACAAACCGAGCGGGTTGACTAGCCACGATGTAGTTGATTTTATCAAAAAGAAATTCCGAATGAAAAAAGTAGGGCATGCCGGCACATTAGACCCTCTGGCTACCGGAATTCTAGTTATCCTGCTCAACAAGTCTACAAAGCTTTCAAACAAGATAATGGATGACAGCAAAGAATACGAAGTAACCTTGCAGCTGGGTGTTTCTACTGATTCCGGGGATGCAGACGGCAAAATAATTTCGAAATCAGACAAGTTTAATATAAAACAGGAGAAATTCCAGGATGTTATCAAAAACTTTCTGGGTGATATTGAACAAATTCCGCCGATGGTTTCCGCATTAAAATATAAAGGCAAAAGGCTTTATCAACTGGCCAGAAAGGGGATTGAAGTGCCTCGCAAACCCCGCTGGATCCACATTTTTAAAATTGAGATCGTGAAATTTGCCCCCCCGTTTGTCAATCTTCGCGTTCTTTGTTCAAAAGGTACATATATCAGGACTCTTTGTTCTGAAATCGGCCGGTTCTTGGGGTGCGGCGCTTATGCCGCCAAGATGTGCCGGACCAGAAGCGGCAATTATCGTATTGAAGATAGTCTTACGCTGGATGAGCTGGGGAAAATGAGCGATGAGGACCTGAGAGAGAAGATAGTGACTTTATAA
- the dut gene encoding dUTP diphosphatase, producing MVLKIRLSPEAKEKGLVPPSYSREGDAGLDLRAVETADIAPKGRKVIGTGLHLAIPAGFVGIIKDRSGLASKEGIHVMAGVVDSNYRGEVKVVALNTTGENYCIEAGQRFAQMLILPVARVKIEEGSSLNSTNRNENGWGSTGQ from the coding sequence ATGGTTTTAAAGATTAGATTAAGCCCCGAGGCCAAAGAGAAGGGTTTAGTCCCGCCTTCTTATTCAAGAGAAGGAGATGCCGGCCTGGACTTACGGGCAGTGGAAACCGCTGATATTGCGCCCAAAGGAAGAAAGGTTATCGGAACCGGCCTGCATCTTGCTATTCCTGCGGGTTTTGTGGGAATTATTAAAGACCGCAGCGGCCTGGCTTCAAAAGAGGGCATCCATGTTATGGCCGGAGTGGTAGATTCAAATTATAGAGGGGAAGTGAAGGTAGTGGCTTTAAATACTACCGGGGAAAATTATTGCATTGAGGCAGGACAACGTTTTGCCCAAATGTTGATCTTGCCCGTAGCCCGGGTAAAAATAGAAGAAGGTTCAAGCCTAAACAGCACCAACAGGAACGAAAACGGTTGGGGAAGTACTGGACAATAA
- a CDS encoding bifunctional oligoribonuclease/PAP phosphatase NrnA, giving the protein MTLSQVISAIKKYDSFLISSHVNPDGDAVGSQFAMRSLLKQMKKKAVIINDKPLPAMYDFLGKWTCIDELVRKPNFEVAIIMDSSNLNRLGRVPSLLSPAKKIINIDHHVSNENFGDINWVDTRAGAAGEMVYYLYKKLNCPIKNESALAMYVAILTDTGSFRYANTTSSTYRVASHLLECGVKPEIVAEKMYEVNSLAGMRLLGMALSTIKVINHDGSIAWLYVTNDMLRKAGADWQDTEYFVNYARSLYGVEIAIFFSETEVKGRIRVCLRSKSVVDVTLIAGKFGGGGHCRASGCRIKGTLDEVIKKVVAESQGALKHGRDISR; this is encoded by the coding sequence ATGACTCTAAGCCAGGTCATCAGTGCTATAAAGAAATACGACAGCTTTCTTATTTCTTCTCATGTTAATCCCGACGGTGATGCGGTTGGAAGCCAATTTGCCATGAGGTCTCTTTTGAAGCAGATGAAAAAAAAGGCCGTTATAATCAATGATAAGCCTTTGCCTGCTATGTATGATTTTTTGGGAAAGTGGACCTGTATCGACGAATTAGTCCGAAAGCCAAATTTCGAAGTTGCGATCATTATGGATTCTTCTAATCTGAACAGATTAGGCAGGGTGCCGTCTCTTTTATCGCCGGCAAAAAAGATAATCAATATTGACCACCACGTCAGCAATGAGAATTTCGGCGATATAAACTGGGTGGATACCAGGGCCGGTGCGGCCGGTGAAATGGTTTATTATCTCTACAAAAAGCTGAATTGCCCGATTAAAAATGAAAGCGCTTTAGCGATGTATGTGGCCATCTTAACCGATACGGGTTCGTTTAGATATGCCAATACAACCAGCAGTACTTACCGGGTAGCCAGCCATCTTCTCGAATGCGGGGTAAAACCGGAAATCGTGGCTGAAAAAATGTACGAAGTTAATTCGCTGGCCGGGATGAGATTGTTAGGAATGGCGCTTTCAACCATTAAGGTTATCAATCACGATGGATCTATTGCTTGGTTATATGTAACAAATGATATGCTGAGAAAAGCAGGGGCTGATTGGCAGGATACAGAATATTTTGTAAATTATGCCCGTTCACTTTATGGAGTGGAAATAGCCATCTTCTTCAGCGAGACCGAGGTAAAGGGCAGGATCAGGGTCTGCCTGCGGTCCAAAAGTGTAGTAGATGTAACATTAATTGCCGGAAAGTTTGGCGGAGGAGGACATTGTCGGGCGAGCGGCTGCAGAATAAAAGGCACATTGGATGAGGTGATTAAAAAGGTAGTAGCAGAGTCTCAAGGAGCATTGAAACATGGACGGGATATTAGTCGTTAA
- the rbfA gene encoding 30S ribosome-binding factor RbfA, which produces MNNQRLSRVAEIIRQEISELIQKEVKDPRIGFITITGVKVTADLRFADVYFSVLGSDKNKKSTRIGLQNAAGFLRKAVGQRLRMRFVPEIRFRFDKSIEYSAQIDDVLAKIKKEKEI; this is translated from the coding sequence ATGAACAACCAGCGGTTGAGCAGGGTAGCTGAGATAATTCGCCAGGAAATATCCGAACTTATCCAAAAAGAAGTAAAAGACCCCCGGATAGGTTTTATCACTATTACCGGAGTTAAGGTAACGGCTGACTTGAGATTTGCCGATGTTTATTTTAGCGTATTGGGCAGTGATAAAAATAAGAAGTCTACCCGGATCGGCTTACAGAATGCAGCCGGTTTTTTAAGAAAAGCCGTTGGCCAGAGGTTGAGGATGCGTTTTGTGCCAGAGATCAGATTCAGGTTTGATAAGTCAATTGAATATAGCGCACAGATAGACGATGTTTTAGCGAAAATAAAAAAGGAAAAGGAAATATGA
- a CDS encoding bifunctional riboflavin kinase/FAD synthetase, whose amino-acid sequence MAVDDNMQVIKGLDKIKRKFKKPIVTIGTFDGVHIGHQKIITEVKKRAELTGGTSVVITFDLHPLRVINFEGSPPLLTSMEHKMKLLDDMGVKKCLLLKFKRDFFTLTPEEFVKKTLVESLKVNEIFLGNNYCFGRGKSGDIKLMQALAEKYSFYLHKMKLIKLNGNIVSSSLIRSFLKQGKLNQAARFLGRPFSILGQVVKGSKRGRLIGYPTANLKPYHEVIPPGGVYAVKVSLGRRLYNAIINIGSRPTFEFIDGENIEPIIEVHIFDFNSSLYGRELEVVFAGKIRNERRFSGKEELIRQIRLDEARARRLLDSPLHIFSTVVK is encoded by the coding sequence ATGGCAGTGGATGATAATATGCAGGTAATTAAAGGGTTAGATAAAATAAAAAGGAAATTTAAGAAACCGATAGTTACCATCGGAACCTTTGATGGAGTCCATATTGGCCATCAAAAAATTATAACCGAAGTGAAGAAAAGAGCTGAGCTGACAGGCGGAACCAGCGTCGTTATCACCTTTGATCTTCATCCCTTAAGAGTGATAAACTTTGAAGGCAGCCCCCCTCTTTTAACCTCTATGGAGCATAAGATGAAGTTGTTGGATGATATGGGGGTTAAAAAATGTTTATTGCTTAAATTTAAGAGAGATTTTTTTACCCTTACCCCGGAGGAGTTTGTTAAGAAAACCCTGGTTGAGAGCCTGAAGGTTAACGAAATATTTTTAGGGAACAATTATTGCTTTGGGAGAGGTAAAAGCGGCGATATCAAACTGATGCAGGCTTTGGCAGAAAAGTATTCTTTTTATTTACATAAGATGAAATTGATTAAACTAAACGGGAATATCGTCAGCAGTAGTTTAATACGGTCTTTTCTGAAGCAGGGTAAATTAAACCAGGCAGCAAGGTTTTTAGGCCGTCCTTTTTCTATTTTAGGACAGGTGGTAAAGGGGAGTAAGCGCGGAAGGTTAATAGGTTATCCAACCGCAAATTTAAAACCATATCATGAAGTTATTCCTCCCGGCGGAGTTTATGCGGTTAAGGTGAGCTTGGGCCGGAGGCTGTATAACGCAATAATTAACATTGGCAGCAGGCCTACGTTTGAGTTTATCGACGGGGAAAACATAGAGCCAATAATTGAGGTTCATATCTTTGATTTTAACTCCTCTCTCTATGGCCGTGAGCTGGAAGTTGTTTTTGCAGGGAAAATCCGCAATGAACGCAGATTTTCAGGAAAAGAAGAGCTGATTAGGCAGATTAGGCTGGACGAAGCCAGGGCCAGAAGACTGCTCGATTCTCCTTTACATATTTTTTCAACTGTGGTAAAATAA
- the rpsO gene encoding 30S ribosomal protein S15, which translates to MSLSKEEKEQVIKDYRGDEKDTGSSSVQIALLTKRINDLSEHFKLHKKDHHSRYGLLKLVSQRRKLSNYLKKKNPTQYADVIKKLGLRR; encoded by the coding sequence ATGAGTTTAAGTAAAGAAGAAAAAGAACAGGTAATCAAAGATTACCGCGGTGATGAAAAAGATACCGGCTCCAGTTCTGTACAGATCGCCTTATTAACTAAAAGAATAAATGATCTTAGCGAACATTTTAAGCTTCACAAAAAAGATCATCATTCACGATATGGCCTTTTGAAGCTGGTAAGCCAGAGAAGAAAGCTTTCAAATTATTTAAAGAAAAAGAACCCGACGCAATACGCTGATGTCATAAAAAAGCTGGGATTGCGCAGATAA